The Penicillium digitatum chromosome 6, complete sequence genome has a window encoding:
- a CDS encoding Fungal transcriptional regulatory protein, N-terminal, whose protein sequence is MQTPKIRGYIIAVCTIGPKKRHHAEKRPEAHPVPTVPHRTDDLCDRSLFKAIMQDYLDYIYPMVPIVHRPSFRKALQEDQDRENDGFLALLLSIAALVVATMRSRFQAYQSEPYSLRFSSRKEFIHFCYQKVMGLRTSSYFDELNFQKFSIQYLFFAAYLQLGDHNWSRMLSVEAMQIARLLNLHRISDYDGLNCIETQLRKKGFWLMFYGFVHAHLQNLLGERLTYLDPVLLHSINPEDLMPLGVDDEFIFEHEVLPAANIETCLVSDFIFHSRVFWAAIRSPHPNAAADDPCACVRAKDPEAQVSYFQERLHCLQDLLIDIPSLLQPWGSNPENLNEVVIDENEKAIRLQLPSLRANLHVTHLWLQSLILDQLEAAQSHRQAQPSATSISQQPTALEQRLLWLEREKLCRQLFFILFNFPRLSLEANGLHLANKVRDVMTSLLACPFHPDDPISQHAAEYVQLSTEILSRLDSSESMNTMHLQTWVDTDRIQI, encoded by the exons ATGCAAACTCCAAAGATCAGAGGATATATTATCGCGGTGTGCACGAT AGGACCTAAAAAGCG ACACCATGCAGAGAAACGACCTGAAGCACACCCAGTTCCGACGGTACCGCATAGGACTGATGATCTCTGCGATCGAAGTCTATTCAAAGCAATTATGCAAGACTATCTGGATTACATCTACCCAATGGTTCCAATTGTACACCGTCCATCGTTCCGGAAAGCTCTCCAGGAGGACCAAGACCGTGAGAATGATGGGTTCCTTGCACTCCTTCTATCCATCGCTGCCTTGGTGGTGGCTACCATGAGAAGCAGATTCCAAGCCTACCAATCAGAGCCGTACTCCTTGAGGTTCTCATCACGCAAGGAGTTCATTCACTTCTGTTATCAGAAAGTTATGGGGTTGAGAACATCCTCGTATTTTGACGAGCTCAACTTTCAAAAATTTTCAATCCAGTATCTCTTCTTCGCGGCTTACCTACAACTTGGAGATCATAACTGGTCCCGTATGTTGAGTGTAGAAGCAATGCAAATTGCACGTCTTCTGAATCTCCATCGGATATCTGATTACGATGGCCTCAATTGTATCGAGACTCAATTACGCAAAAAGGGGTTCTGGCTAATGTTTTATGGTTTCGT CCATGCTCATCTGCAAAATCTACTCGGCGAGCGGCTCACTTATCTGGATCCAGTTTTGCTGCACTCCATTAATCCTGAAGATCTTATGCCACTTGGAGTGGATGATGAATTTATCTTTGAACACGAGGTGCTTCCGGCTGCCAATATCGAGACATGCTTGGTGTCAGACTTTATTTTCCACTCGCGCGTGTTTTGGGCCGCAATCAGGAGCCCACATCCAAATGCAGCTGCAGATGATCCGTGTGCGTGTGTTAGAGCCAAGGACCCTGAAGCCCAAGTGTCCTATTTTCAAGAGCGCCTGCATTGTCTCCAGGATCTTCTCATCGACATTCCCTCGCTTCTCCAACCATGGGGATCAAACCCAGAAAATCTCAACGAGGTTGTCATAGACGAGAATGAAAAAGCCATTCGATTGCAACTCCCGTCACTACGAGCAAATTTACACGTCACTCATCTGTGGCTGCAGAGTCTTATCTTGGATCAGTTGGAAGCCGCGCAGTCTCATCGACAGGCTCAGCCTTCAGCAACAAGTATCAGCCAACAACCCACGGCTTTGGAGCAAAGATTGCTTTGGTTGGAGAGGGAAAAGCTTTGCCGTCAGTTGTTCTTCATTCTATTTAACTTTCCACGCTTGAGTCTGGAGGCGAATGGTTTACATCTAGCCAACAAAGTGCGTGatgtcatgacaagccttCTGGCCTGTCCATTTCACCCCGATGATCCCATTTCACAACACGCGGCTGAATATGTTCAACTTTCTACTGAAATACTGTCCCGACTGGACAGTAGTGAAAGCATGAACACCATGCATCTACAGACATGGGTTGATACAGATCGCATCCAGATATGA
- a CDS encoding Cytochrome P450 produces MLLLWFGFVSSVVGLVVYRLQFHPLSKFPGPKLAALTSLYEFYYNVVLGGRYLWEIERMHEKYGPIVRITPHELHVADPEFYTEIYAGPTRRRDKDPRLVRLAGQPMSMFATVNHSLHSSRRAILSNYFSKKSIASLEDMIQRKVQKLVKRLNTACDQGTIVKLDAASSALTADIISEYAYGVSLDYLDDVNFNNEVADSILSLASVVHVLKFFPFLLDFSKYIPDEMLERLWSHAANILRLQKLVRAQADVALQNEGKVDGQVTMFGALCDPSLPAQERSLDRLQDEGFSLIGGGTETTTGTLKIIMFHLLNEKELFFKLRKELEQSPSSTWAELEKLPYMRAVINEGLRLSGVITRLPRRAPDEVLTYKQWIIPPNSLMSTSTHFVHTNKDLFPNPHTFDPERWIRAEAAGQRLEHMIVTFSKGSRQCLGNHLALAELNLVISTLVRNFDMDLHGVTADNIITHREYGFGVPKERGEGFRVSITRAPSPS; encoded by the exons ATGCTGCTATTGTGGTTTGGTTTCGTGTCCTCCGTTGTCGGGTTGGTAGTCTACAGGCTTCAATTCCATCCACTCAGCAAGTTCCCGGGGCCGAAACTAGCTGCCCTAACGAGTCTATATGAATTTTATTACAATGTGGTCCTTGGTGGCCGGTATTTGTGGGAGATAGAGAGAATGCATGAGAAATATG GTCCAATTGTGCGCATTACTCCTCACGAGCTTCATGTGGCAGATCCCGAATTTTATACGGAGATCTATGCAGGCCCTACCAGGAGACGTGACAAAGACCCAAGACTTGTGCGCCTGGCAGGTCAACCGATGTCCATGTTTGCGACTGTGAATCACAGCCTGCACAGTTCGCGTCGAGCTATTCTAAGCAATTATTTCTCCAAAAAGTCTATCGCAAGCCTGGAGGATATGATCCAGCGGAAGGTGCAAAAGCTCGTCAAACGGCTCAACACAGCCTGTGATCAAGGGACAATTGTGAAGCTGGATGCTGCATCTTCGGCTCTGACGGCGGACATCATCTCGGAGTATGCGTATGGTGTGAGCCTTGACTACTTGGACGATGTGAATTTCAACAACGAAGTTGCAGACTCCATATTGAGTCTTGCATCTGTAGTTCATGTGTTGAAGTTTTTTCCTTTCCTGTTGGATTTTTCAAAGTACATCCCAGATGAGATGCTCGAAAGGCTTTGGTCTCATGCAGCCAACATATTGCGACTACAGAAACTGGTTCGTGCCCAAGCAGATGTCGCACTCCAAAATGAAGGTAAAGTGGATGGTCAAGTTACAATGTTCGGAGCTCTCTGTGACCCTTCCTTGCCTGCGCAAGAAAGGTCACTGGATCGGTTGCAGGACGAAGGCTTTTCCTTGATTGGTGGAGGCACGGAGACTACAACTGGAACATTGAAGATCATCATGTTCCACCTGCTCAATGAGAAGGAATTGTTTTTCAAGCTCCGCAAAGAGCTTGAGCAATCCCCTTCTAGCACATGGGCTGAACTTGAAAAACTGCCATACATG AGAGCAGTGATTAATGAAGGGCTTCGCCTCTCCGGCGTCATCACTCGTCTTCCCCGACGTGCACCTGATGAAGTCTTGACATATAAACAGTGGATAATCCCCCCAAAC TCCCTAATGAGTACTTCCACTCATTTTGTTCATACAAACAAGGATTTGTTTCCTAATCCGCATACCTTTGACCCTGAACGCTGGATCCGTGCTGAAGCAGCCGGCCAGCGCCTGGAGCATATGATTGTCACCTTCAGCAAGGGCTCTAGGCAATGTCTGGGCAATCA TTTGGCATTGGCGGAGTTGAATCTGGTCATCTCAACGCTGGTACGGAACTTTGATATGGATCTACATGGGGTGACGGCAGACAACATCATCACACATAGGGAGTATGGCTTTGGTGTTCCAAAAGAAAGAGGCGAGGGATTCAGAGTCAGTATCACACGGGCTCCTAGCCCGTCGTAA
- a CDS encoding Oxidoreductin produces the protein MRSAARLLYAAVFALSGLSHASVHNPSLDPTKCALEPSAMISDACVSYGEINGMNDLIFTTLTSLTQDTDFFSYYRLNLFNRECPFWNDADSMCGNIACAVNTIDSEEDIPLTWRAEELSKLEGPKANHPPRNVQAERPKERPLQGELGEDVGESCVVEYDDECEDRDYCVPEDEGSAGKGDYVSLVDNPERFTGYTGEGAKQVWNAIYSENCFLKPVADELDQQSANVPMGGLQAASDFRNVLHKESQRVEGLPLDNECLEKRVFHRLLSGNWHPNVQCFKERLLDHPERISNMYFNYALVSRAVAKLRKHLDGYTFCASDPVQDRETKRRMNKLTGTLSELPKIFDEKIMFQDPNALGLKDDFRNRFRNVSRLMDCVGCDKCRLWGKLQVNGYGTALKVLFEYDETKNGENPPLRRTELVALINTLGRISHSIAASRSMQRALLTGTTHMFPVHGAVPRSHHANALGNNRRVFSDGNNNFFLEGEGSEDEYVYGRGEAPERYPWERQPPGPDDGFWEDLKSEWNMVWGMVRYIWQSWMDVPYTFFQIGSSEMVRLYNYWLGLPVPPRMWKLKMPQPRAHTQPAAYTNRDEL, from the exons ATGCGGTCTGCAGCGAGGCTGCTCTACGCAGCAGTGTTCGCGCTATCTGGCCTGAGTCACGCCAGCGTTCATAACCCTTCACTAGACCCAACCAAGTGTGCT CTCGAACCTTCCGCCATGATATCGGATGCCTGTGTCTCGTATGGCGAGATCAACGGCATGAACGATCTGATTTTCACAACGCTCACCTCCCTCACACAAGATACGGATTTCTTCTCCTACTACCGCCTCAACCTATTCAATAGAGAATGCCCTTTCTGGAACGATGCCGATAGCATGTGTGGAAACATTGCTTGTGCCGTGAACACCATTGACTCGGAGGAAGATATCCCCCTGACATGGCGGGCGGAAGAACTTAGCAAACTAGAGGGCCCTAAGGCGAACCATCCACCGCGCAATGTCCAAGCCGAGCGTCCAAAAGAACGCCCGCTCCAGGGAGAGTTGGGTGAAGATGTTGGCGAGAGTTGTGTGGTGGAATACGACGATGAATGCGAAGATCGAGACTACTGTGTCCCCGAAGACGAGGGTTCCGCTGGGAAGGGAGATTATGTGAGCTTGGTGGACAACCCGGAGCGGTTTACCGGGTACACCGGAGAAGGCGCAAAACAAGTATGGAATGCGATCTACAGCGAAAACTGCTTCTTGAAGCCCGTGGCCGATGAGCTGGACCAGCAGTCGGCGAACGTCCCCATGGGTGGCCTTCAGGCAGCCTCTGACTTCCGCAACGTGCTCCACAAGGAGTCGCAGCGAGTAGAAGGGCTACCGCTGGATAACGAGTGTTTAGAGAAGCGGGTATTCCACCGCCTCCTGAGCG GGAACTGGCACCCCAACGTGCAATGCTTCAAAGAACGACTCCTCGACCACCCCGAGCGCATCTCGAACATGTACTTTAATTACGCGCTAGTGTCGCGCGCGGTGGCAAAACTCCGCAAGCACTTGGACGGGTACACATTCTGCGCCAGCGACCCAGTGCAAGACCGCGAGACCAAAAGACGCATGAACAAGCTGACAGGCACCTTGTCTGAACTCCCCAAAATCTTTGACGAAAAGATCATGTTCCAAGACCCCAACGCTCTCGGTCTGAAAGACGATTTCCGCAATCGCTTCCGCAACGTCAGTCGCCTGATGGACTGCGTCGGCTGTGACAAGTGCCGCCTCTGGGGCAAGCTCCAGGTGAATGGTTACGGAACCGCGCTCAAAGTGCTGTTCGAATATGACGAAACTAAGAACGGCGAGAACCCGCCCCTTCGCCGCACCGAGCTGGTCGCCCTCATCAATACCCTTGGTCGCATCTCTCACAGTATCGCTGCTTCGCGCAGTATGCAGCGAGCTCTCTTGACCGGCACCACTCACATGTTCCCCGTCCACGGCGCTGTGCCCCGCTCTCACCACGCCAACGCTCTCGGCAACAACAGGCGCGTGTTCAGTGACGGAAATAATAACTTTTTCCTCGAAGGTGAAGGGTCTGAAGACGAATATGTCTACGGCCGAGGTGAGGCGCCAGAGCGGTACCCCTGGGAGCGCCAACCACCTGGCCCAGACGATGGTTTCTGGGAGGATTTGAAGTCCGAGTGGAATATGGTCTGGGGTATGGTTCGGTATATCTGGCAGTCTTGGATGGATGTCCCGTACACCTT TTTCCAAATCGGCTCGTCGGAAATGGTCCGATTATACAATTACTGGCTTGGATTGCCAGTGCCTCCGCGCATGTGGAAGCTGAAGATGCCCCAGCCTCGTGCACATACTCAACCCGCTGCCTATACTAATCGTGACGAGTTGTGA